In one Lolium rigidum isolate FL_2022 chromosome 3, APGP_CSIRO_Lrig_0.1, whole genome shotgun sequence genomic region, the following are encoded:
- the LOC124695351 gene encoding pyruvate decarboxylase 2-like, producing MSSKKQKLDQGLPHSPEPHNGSAPYSSTQSVMDIDVGPVNGASPAAANGAAAPASAGEASLGRHLARRLVQVGVGDVFAVPGDFNLTLLDHLIAEPGLRLVGCCNELNAGYAADGYARARGVGACAVTFTVGGLSVLNAIAGAYSENLPVICIAGGPNSNDYGTNRILHHTIGVPDFSQELRCFQTVTCHQAVVTNLDDAHEQIDTAVATALRESKPVYLSISCNLPGLTHPTFSRDPVPFFLTPRMSNKMGREAAVEATVQFLNKAVKPVLVGGPKLRVAKSQKAFIDLVDASGYAYATMPSAKGLVPETHPHFLGTYWGAVSTAFCAEIVESADAYIFAGPIFNDYSSVGYSFLLNKDKAIIVQPDRVIVGNGPAFGCVMMKEYLSELAKRVKKNTTAYENYKRIFVPEGQLMQCEENEPLRVNVLFKHIQKMLTGDNAVIAETGDSWFNCQKLKLPEGCGYEFQMQYGSIGWSVGALLGYAQGANDKRVIACIGDGSFQVTAQDVSTMLRCGQNSIIFLINNGGYTIEVEIHDGPYNVIKNWNYTGLVDAIHNGEGKCWTAKVKCEEELTAAIEMALGEKKDSLCFIEVIAHKDDTSKELLEWGSRVSAANSRLPNPQ from the exons ATGTCGTCGAAGAAACAAAAACTCGACCAAGGTTTACCACATTCCCCCGAACCCCACAACGGCTCTGCTCCGTACTCCTCCACCCAGTCCGTGATGGACATCGACGTCGGGCCCGTGAACGGCGCGTCGCCGGCTGCCGCGAACGGCGCGGCGGCACCGGCGTCCGCTGGCGAGGCGTCGCTGGGGCGGCACCTGGCGCGGCGGCTGGTGCAGGTGGGCGTCGGCGACGTCTTCGCCGTGCCCGGGGACTTCAACCTCACGCTGCTCGACCACCTCATCGCGGAGCCCGGCCTGCGCCTCGTCGGCTGCTGCAACGAGCTCAACGCCGGGTACGCGGCCGACGGCTACGCGCGCGCCCGCGGCGTGGGGGCCTGCGCCGTCACCTTCACCGTCGGGGGGCTCAGCGTCCTCAACGCCATCGCGGGGGCCTACAGCGAGAACCTCCCCGTCATCTGCATCGCCGGCGGGCCCAACTCCAACGACTACGGCACCAACCGCATCCTCCACCACACCATCGGCGTCCCCGACTTCTCCCAGGAGCTCCGCTGCTTCCAGACCGTCACCTGCCACCAG GCAGTGGTGACCAATCTGGACGACGCGCACGAGCAGATCGACACGGCGGTTGCCACGGCGCTGAGGGAGAGCAAGCCGGTGTACCTCAGCATCAGCTGCAACCTCCCCGGGCTAACCCACCCCACATTTAGCCGCGACCCAGTCCCCTTCTTCCTCACCCCCAG GATGAGCAATAAGATGGGGCGCGAGGCTGCAGTGGAGGCAACCGTCCAGTTCCTGAACAAGGCTGTGAAGCCGGTGCTTGTCGGCGGCCCCAAATTGCGCGTTGCAAAATCACAGAAGGCCTTCATCGACCTTGTGGATGCCAGTGGCTATGCCTATGCGACAATGCCATCGGCCAAGGGCCTTGTTCCAGAGACGCACCCCCACTTCCTTGGCACCTATTGGGGCGCTGTCAGCACCGCATTCTGTGCTGAGATCGTCGAGTCGGCTGACGCCTACATCTTCGCAGGCCCTATCTTCAATGACTACAGCTCTGTTGGTTATTCTTTCCTCCTCAACAAGGACAAGGCCATCATCGTGCAGCCTGACCGTGTCATTGTTGGGAACGGCCCGGCATTCGGCTGTGTCATGATGAAGGAATACTTGTCTGAACTGGCGAAGCGGGTGAAGAAGAATACCACTGCCTACGAGAACTACAAGAGGATCTTTGTGCCTGAGGGCCAGCTGATGCAGTGTGAGGAGAATGAGCCGCTGCGTGTCAATGtgctcttcaagcacatccagaaGATGCTTACGGGTGACAATGCGGTGATCGCAGAGACTGGTGATTCCTGGTTCAACTGCCAGAAGCTGAAGCTGCCTGAGGGCTGTGG GTATGAATTCCAAATGCAGTATGGTTCAATTGGATGGTCAGTGGGTGCATTGCTTGGATACGCTCAAGGGGCGAATGACAAGCGTGTGATCGCCTGCATTGGTGATGGGAGCTTCCAG GTGACTGCCCAGGATGTGTCGACGATGCTGCGGTGCGGGCAGAACAGCATAATTTTCCTGATCAACAATGGCGGGTACACTATCGAGGTGGAGATCCATGACGGACCTTATAATGTCATCAAGAACTGGAACTACACCGGCCTTGTGGACGCAATCCACAATGGGGAGGGCAAATGCTGGACTGCTAAG GTAAAGTGCGAGGAGGAGCTGACGGCAGCGATTGAGATGGCTCTGGGGGAGAAGAAGGACTCCCTGTGTTTCATCGAGGTGATCGCGCACAAGGACGACACGAGCAAAGAGCTGCTGGAATGGGGCTCCAGGGTCTCTGCAGCCAACTCCAGGCTACCCAACCCTCAGTAG